A stretch of Ligilactobacillus faecis DNA encodes these proteins:
- a CDS encoding LTA synthase family protein, translating into MRSVLRKVRDGLNTRTGFFVLTLVLFWIKTYAVYVNKFSLGITNSAQKLLLILNPLPLGILLLGIALYFRGKKSYWIMMIMDLLASLWLFANILYYREFSDFLSLGIIKSSGSVSNNLTLSIGEILHASDLLVFLDVIVLVLLLAFKIIKIDKRPVKYRYPLGITGLACALFAVNLGLAEKDRPQLLTRTFDNNYIVKYLGLNFYAGYNAYQTHKQSATRASASSSDLDQVLKFIKENKTEVNPEYYGKAKGKNVFVFHLESFQQFMINYKVNGKEVTPNINKFYSDQNTLSFDNFYHQVGQGKTSDAETMLENSLYGLPSGSVMTSYGTSNTFQAMPAILDQQGYTTAAFHGDVGSFWNRDNTYKSWGYQYFFSEDYYKNKTNYSIGYGLKDKLFLQQSVKYIEQLPQPFYAKLITVTNHYPYELDKQNQTIEKTTTGDSTVDGYVQTAKYLDDAFGEFIAYLQKAGLYDNSMIVMYGDHYGISNNHKKAIAQLLGKESVNSYDLAQFQKVPFMIHMDGLKGGIDHTYGGEIDVMPTLLDLLGIKNTDTIQLGNDLLAKDRNQTVAFRNGDFVSPTFTKIGSTIYNDKGENVTDKLTAEQKQEVKAQTAFVDEQLSLSDKIVTGDLLRFYTPSDFKKVDKTQYNYKYSDVMKQLKETQKKTPTSVLMKNNGKSTQDLYTTDAPELK; encoded by the coding sequence ATGCGTTCAGTACTAAGGAAAGTTCGTGACGGACTTAATACACGCACTGGTTTTTTTGTGCTAACATTGGTACTATTTTGGATCAAGACTTATGCTGTTTATGTAAACAAGTTCAGTCTAGGGATCACAAACAGCGCCCAAAAATTACTACTGATCTTAAATCCACTGCCACTAGGGATCTTGCTCTTGGGGATCGCCCTTTATTTTAGAGGGAAAAAGTCCTATTGGATCATGATGATCATGGATCTATTAGCATCTCTTTGGTTATTTGCTAATATTCTATATTATCGTGAATTCTCAGACTTCTTGTCCTTAGGGATCATCAAGTCATCTGGTTCAGTCTCAAATAACCTAACTTTGAGTATTGGTGAGATCTTGCATGCTAGCGATCTATTAGTCTTTTTAGACGTGATCGTGCTTGTTTTATTGTTAGCATTTAAGATCATCAAGATCGACAAGCGTCCAGTCAAATATCGTTATCCACTTGGGATAACAGGGCTTGCTTGTGCTTTGTTTGCAGTCAATCTAGGTCTGGCTGAAAAAGATCGTCCACAATTATTGACGAGAACTTTTGATAATAACTATATCGTCAAATACTTAGGACTGAACTTTTATGCTGGCTATAATGCTTACCAAACACATAAACAAAGTGCGACACGAGCAAGTGCAAGTAGTAGTGACCTTGATCAAGTTCTTAAATTCATTAAGGAAAACAAGACCGAAGTCAATCCAGAGTACTATGGTAAAGCCAAAGGGAAAAATGTTTTTGTTTTCCATCTGGAAAGTTTCCAACAGTTTATGATCAACTATAAAGTAAATGGTAAAGAGGTCACACCAAATATCAATAAGTTCTATAGTGATCAAAATACATTGTCGTTTGATAATTTTTATCACCAAGTTGGGCAGGGAAAGACTTCTGATGCTGAGACGATGTTAGAGAACTCACTTTATGGTCTTCCGTCTGGTTCGGTCATGACATCTTATGGGACAAGTAATACCTTCCAAGCGATGCCTGCGATCCTAGACCAACAAGGTTATACGACAGCAGCTTTTCACGGAGATGTTGGTAGTTTTTGGAATCGTGATAATACTTATAAATCATGGGGGTATCAATATTTCTTCAGTGAAGACTACTATAAAAACAAGACAAACTATAGCATTGGCTATGGCCTAAAAGATAAATTGTTTTTACAACAATCTGTTAAATATATTGAACAATTACCTCAACCGTTCTATGCTAAGTTGATCACAGTGACGAATCATTATCCGTATGAGCTAGATAAACAAAACCAAACGATCGAAAAAACGACGACTGGAGATAGTACGGTCGATGGATATGTTCAAACAGCGAAATACTTAGATGATGCTTTTGGTGAATTTATTGCTTATTTGCAAAAAGCAGGCTTATATGATAATTCGATGATCGTGATGTATGGTGATCATTATGGGATCTCAAATAACCATAAGAAGGCGATCGCCCAATTATTAGGTAAGGAAAGTGTAAATAGCTATGATCTTGCACAATTCCAAAAAGTACCGTTTATGATCCATATGGATGGCTTAAAGGGTGGGATCGATCACACTTATGGTGGTGAGATCGATGTAATGCCGACATTATTAGATCTATTAGGTATCAAAAATACAGACACGATCCAACTTGGAAATGATCTTTTGGCTAAAGATCGAAATCAAACCGTTGCCTTTAGAAATGGTGACTTTGTTTCGCCAACATTTACGAAGATCGGAAGTACGATCTATAATGATAAAGGTGAAAATGTTACAGACAAATTGACGGCAGAACAAAAGCAAGAGGTAAAAGCTCAAACAGCTTTTGTTGATGAGCAGCTATCACTTTCAGATAAGATCGTTACTGGCGACCTTTTACGTTTCTATACACCATCAGACTTTAAGAAAGTCGATAAAACACAATACAACTACAAGTATAGTGATGTTATGAAACAACTCAAGGAAACGCAAAAAAAGACACCGACAAGTGTCTTGATGAAAAATAATGGCAAGTCAACGCAAGATCTATATACAACAGATGCGCCAGAATTAAAATAA
- a CDS encoding YkuJ family protein has protein sequence MENSQLVAIIERLDAMTKVEGNEVQSRRFERDGQERGFVTYDPATNTFELEELATQQKFDFDDIDLAAMEIYDLLND, from the coding sequence ATGGAAAATTCACAACTTGTTGCAATTATCGAAAGATTAGATGCGATGACCAAAGTCGAAGGAAACGAAGTGCAATCTCGTCGTTTTGAACGTGATGGCCAAGAACGTGGCTTTGTGACATACGATCCAGCAACTAATACTTTCGAATTAGAAGAATTAGCAACACAACAAAAATTCGATTTTGATGATATTGATCTAGCAGCGATGGAGATCTATGACCTTTTAAATGATTAA
- a CDS encoding lysylphosphatidylglycerol synthase transmembrane domain-containing protein — MSKKNKFALATMILIGIGIFFYSIRDISYRTILGELAHLHYGWLAVALICMLLSVLCEGFVVKILLKRQFPTYSLKDALRIPLIEALFNGITPFSSGGQPAQLFALLQSGVDAGRATSILLMKFVVYQSMIVLNFIVCLFLGFHLIADKLHVMGFLLIFGFLIHLAVILGLLLVMYWYDFTKKALNLCLKPFKRFISRERYARIETLVNEKIDTFYLESLELKSNYRLLFKVSLVTLVQLFFYYIIPYFILLALHVDHASILLVMTLHVLIVMVISLFPIPGGAGGAEYSFSLIFSTFVNSGSKLVLAMIIWRVITYYLAMFGGMVALVITPQKYNKNI, encoded by the coding sequence ATGTCTAAAAAAAATAAGTTTGCGCTTGCGACGATGATATTGATCGGGATCGGGATCTTTTTTTATTCGATCCGCGACATCTCATATCGTACGATCTTGGGAGAATTAGCTCACTTACATTATGGGTGGTTAGCAGTAGCGCTTATTTGTATGTTGTTGTCGGTTTTATGTGAAGGTTTTGTTGTTAAGATCTTGTTAAAAAGACAATTCCCAACATATTCACTAAAAGATGCGCTTCGGATCCCGTTGATCGAAGCTTTGTTCAACGGGATCACACCTTTTTCTTCTGGAGGGCAACCAGCACAACTCTTTGCTTTGCTCCAATCAGGTGTAGATGCAGGGCGGGCAACTTCGATCTTATTGATGAAATTTGTCGTTTATCAGTCGATGATCGTTTTGAACTTCATCGTCTGTCTTTTTTTAGGATTTCATCTGATCGCTGATAAATTACATGTGATGGGCTTTTTGTTGATCTTTGGTTTTTTGATCCATTTAGCTGTGATCTTGGGCCTTTTACTTGTGATGTATTGGTATGATTTTACTAAAAAGGCGCTCAATCTTTGTTTGAAGCCGTTCAAAAGGTTTATATCGCGTGAAAGATATGCGCGGATCGAAACATTGGTCAATGAAAAGATCGATACTTTTTATCTTGAAAGTTTGGAGCTTAAGTCAAATTATCGGCTGTTATTCAAAGTGAGTCTAGTGACTTTAGTGCAACTGTTTTTCTACTACATCATTCCGTACTTTATTTTATTAGCCTTGCACGTTGATCACGCTAGTATTTTGTTAGTGATGACTTTACATGTGTTGATCGTGATGGTCATCTCTTTGTTCCCGATCCCTGGTGGGGCTGGTGGAGCTGAGTATAGCTTTTCTTTGATTTTTTCAACTTTTGTCAATAGTGGGAGCAAACTCGTTTTAGCGATGATCATTTGGCGCGTGATCACTTATTACTTAGCTATGTTTGGGGGCATGGTCGCTTTAGTGATCACACCACAAAAATATAATAAAAATATTTAG
- a CDS encoding glycosyltransferase family 4 protein → MLNVHMYSSATKVKGQGVGSAYTELIKLLNKYYPEQLKITVNQKGRADISHYHTIDLNFFFSTFSKKRGKKIGYVHFLPETLEGSLKLPWLARKILYRYVIAFYKRMDALVVVNPTFIPKLEAYGIAREKITYIPNFVSKEEFYPLSQTQKAQLRKQQGLKEDDFVVLGVGQVQERKGVFDFIELAKANPELRFIWVGGFSFGVITDGYAELKKVIADPPENLSFPGIVERTAMNEYYNLADVFLLPSYNELFPMSVLEAFSCETPVVLRELDLYQGVISGYYAGCKDRIAMEKTLLTLKTDQTKLVDLTQKAKAAAEFYSEDRLAKIWLEYYQKQVGK, encoded by the coding sequence ATGCTAAACGTTCACATGTATTCATCTGCGACAAAGGTCAAAGGTCAAGGTGTGGGAAGTGCGTATACTGAGCTGATCAAGTTATTGAATAAGTACTATCCTGAACAATTAAAGATCACTGTTAATCAAAAAGGACGCGCTGATATCAGCCATTACCATACGATCGATCTAAATTTTTTCTTTTCGACTTTTTCAAAGAAAAGAGGGAAAAAGATCGGTTATGTTCATTTTTTGCCTGAAACGTTAGAGGGAAGTTTGAAGCTCCCATGGCTTGCGCGAAAGATCCTTTATCGTTATGTGATCGCTTTTTACAAGCGGATGGATGCATTAGTCGTTGTTAATCCGACTTTTATTCCTAAACTAGAAGCCTACGGGATCGCACGTGAAAAGATCACGTATATCCCTAACTTTGTATCTAAAGAAGAGTTTTATCCACTTTCGCAAACACAAAAAGCACAATTGCGCAAACAACAAGGCCTTAAGGAAGATGACTTTGTTGTTTTAGGGGTCGGTCAAGTTCAAGAACGAAAAGGTGTTTTTGATTTCATCGAATTGGCTAAGGCAAATCCAGAATTACGATTCATCTGGGTCGGAGGTTTTTCTTTTGGAGTGATCACTGATGGATATGCCGAATTAAAAAAAGTGATCGCTGATCCGCCTGAAAATTTAAGTTTTCCTGGGATCGTTGAACGCACAGCGATGAATGAATACTATAATTTAGCTGATGTTTTTTTGTTGCCTTCGTACAATGAACTTTTTCCGATGAGTGTTTTGGAAGCATTTAGTTGCGAGACTCCAGTTGTTTTACGAGAACTAGATCTCTATCAAGGTGTGATCTCAGGTTATTACGCTGGTTGTAAAGATCGGATCGCAATGGAAAAGACACTGTTGACTTTGAAAACAGATCAAACAAAATTGGTTGATCTGACACAAAAAGCTAAAGCTGCTGCTGAATTTTACTCTGAAGATCGTTTAGCAAAGATCTGGCTTGAATACTATCAAAAACAAGTGGGGAAATAA
- a CDS encoding glycosyltransferase family 4 protein codes for MNIGIFTDTYYPQVSGVATSIATLRAQLERKGHTVYIFTTTDPEVEKNVYERNIFRFASIPFISFTDRRIAVRGLFHSYQVAKELNLDIVHTQTEFSMGLIGKFVAKALKIPCVHTYHTMYEDYLHYVAKGKLLKPVHVRLMTCSFCEKMSGIVAPSERVLTTLENYGVKEPITVIPTGVDLTRFQAQTSASNSIRQKYQIAADTPLLLTLSRLAFEKDIDKLITAFKTIREKVTGVKLLIVGDGPARESLEAQVKELGLTTDVIFTGEIENKYVGEFYRAADLFVSTSISESQGLTYIEALAAGTRVIAYKSPYTEKLLDDPALGAVFETDEEFIEKTGAYLSAPVSKGYSEVLEQKLSEVSADNFGERIIEFYEQSRSQYLKMSRSNHSKELS; via the coding sequence GTGAATATCGGCATATTTACAGATACGTACTATCCCCAGGTCAGCGGTGTGGCGACCTCGATAGCAACACTAAGGGCACAGCTCGAACGTAAAGGCCACACGGTATATATTTTTACAACGACTGATCCTGAAGTGGAAAAAAATGTTTATGAACGAAATATTTTCCGTTTTGCTAGTATTCCGTTTATTTCATTTACCGATAGACGCATTGCAGTTCGAGGGTTATTTCACTCCTATCAAGTTGCAAAAGAATTGAATTTAGATATCGTGCATACACAAACAGAGTTTTCGATGGGATTGATCGGGAAATTTGTAGCTAAGGCTTTAAAGATACCGTGTGTGCATACTTATCACACGATGTATGAAGATTATTTACATTATGTTGCAAAAGGAAAACTTTTAAAACCAGTCCATGTTCGTTTGATGACGTGTTCATTTTGTGAAAAAATGAGCGGGATCGTTGCTCCAAGTGAACGTGTTTTGACGACACTTGAAAATTATGGCGTCAAAGAACCAATCACAGTCATTCCGACTGGAGTAGACTTAACGCGTTTTCAAGCGCAAACATCAGCCTCAAATAGCATTCGGCAAAAATATCAGATCGCAGCTGATACGCCTCTATTACTGACATTGAGTCGGCTAGCTTTTGAAAAAGATATCGATAAATTGATCACAGCTTTTAAGACTATCAGAGAAAAGGTCACAGGTGTCAAGCTTTTGATCGTTGGTGATGGACCTGCGCGTGAGAGTTTAGAAGCACAGGTCAAAGAATTGGGACTGACGACAGATGTTATTTTTACGGGCGAGATCGAAAATAAATATGTCGGTGAGTTTTACCGTGCGGCAGATCTGTTTGTTTCGACTTCTATTTCGGAATCACAAGGTTTGACGTATATCGAAGCGCTAGCTGCTGGAACGAGGGTCATTGCGTATAAGAGCCCCTATACAGAGAAGTTGTTAGATGATCCAGCTTTAGGAGCGGTTTTTGAAACGGATGAAGAATTTATCGAAAAAACGGGCGCATATTTATCAGCGCCTGTCTCAAAAGGATATTCTGAAGTTTTAGAGCAAAAGTTAAGTGAGGTCTCGGCTGATAACTTTGGAGAACGGATCATTGAATTTTATGAGCAAAGCAGGAGTCAATATCTTAAGATGAGCCGTTCAAACCATTCTAAAGAACTCAGTTGA
- the ptsP gene encoding phosphoenolpyruvate--protein phosphotransferase — translation MTKMLKGIAASDGIAAAKAYMLVQPDLSFSEKSIDDPAAEIKRLDDAVEASKGELEAIKAKAAQNLGAEEAEVFEAHLTILADPEMLGQIKDKIQNEKVNAEAALKSVTDMFISMFESMTDNAYMQERAGDIRDVTKRVMSHLLGVTLPNPALIDEEVVIVAHDLTPSDTAQLDRNFVKGFITDIGGRTSHSAIMSRTLEIPAVVGSGSATTEIAEGQMVIIDGIEGDAIVDPSADQLAQYEQKAADFKAQKEEWKQLKDAKSVSKDGKEVLLGANIGTPKDVVGAVENGAEAVGLFRSEFLYMDASELPSEDEQFEAYKEAVEGMNGKQVVVRTMDIGGDKDLPYLPLPEEENPFLGYRAIRISLDRQDIFRTQLRALLRASHYGRLAIMFPMIATVKEFKDAKAIFEEEKANLIAAGVPVSDDIEVGMMMEIPAAAMIADKLAKYADFFSIGTNDLIQYSMAADRGNERVSYLYQPYNPSILRLIKNIIDASHKEGKWTGMCGEMAGDQVAVPLLLGLGLDEFSMSATSILKTRSLLKKLDANKMKELATKAVEDCETTEEVVALVEEYTK, via the coding sequence ATGACGAAAATGTTGAAAGGGATCGCAGCAAGCGATGGGATCGCAGCTGCTAAGGCATATATGCTCGTTCAACCCGATCTTTCATTTTCTGAAAAAAGCATTGATGATCCTGCAGCTGAGATCAAACGTCTAGATGATGCAGTTGAAGCATCAAAAGGCGAACTTGAAGCCATCAAAGCTAAAGCGGCTCAAAACTTAGGTGCTGAAGAAGCGGAAGTTTTTGAAGCGCACTTAACGATCTTAGCTGACCCAGAAATGCTTGGTCAGATCAAAGACAAGATCCAAAATGAAAAAGTTAATGCCGAAGCGGCTCTAAAGAGCGTAACGGATATGTTCATCTCAATGTTTGAAAGCATGACTGATAATGCTTATATGCAAGAACGTGCTGGTGACATTCGTGATGTGACAAAACGTGTGATGAGTCATTTATTAGGAGTCACTCTACCTAACCCAGCTTTGATCGATGAAGAAGTCGTGATCGTTGCTCATGATCTGACACCTTCAGATACAGCTCAGTTAGACCGTAACTTCGTTAAAGGCTTCATTACCGATATCGGTGGGCGAACATCGCACTCTGCGATCATGTCGCGGACACTTGAGATCCCAGCTGTTGTAGGTTCTGGTTCTGCAACAACTGAGATCGCCGAAGGGCAAATGGTCATCATTGATGGGATCGAAGGCGATGCGATCGTTGATCCTAGTGCTGACCAATTAGCTCAATATGAACAAAAAGCAGCTGATTTCAAAGCTCAAAAAGAAGAATGGAAACAATTAAAAGATGCTAAATCTGTTTCAAAAGACGGCAAAGAAGTTCTTTTAGGTGCAAATATCGGGACACCAAAAGATGTTGTCGGTGCGGTCGAAAACGGCGCTGAAGCAGTGGGACTTTTCCGCTCTGAGTTCTTATACATGGATGCAAGTGAGCTTCCATCTGAAGATGAACAATTTGAAGCTTATAAAGAAGCTGTTGAAGGTATGAATGGCAAGCAAGTCGTTGTTCGGACGATGGATATTGGTGGAGATAAAGATCTGCCATATTTACCATTACCAGAAGAAGAAAATCCATTCTTAGGTTATCGTGCGATCCGGATCTCGCTTGATCGTCAAGATATCTTTAGAACGCAATTACGTGCGCTTTTACGTGCTTCACACTACGGCCGTCTAGCGATCATGTTCCCAATGATCGCGACCGTCAAAGAATTCAAAGATGCTAAGGCGATCTTTGAAGAAGAAAAAGCAAACTTGATCGCGGCTGGTGTACCAGTTTCAGACGATATTGAAGTCGGAATGATGATGGAGATCCCAGCTGCTGCAATGATCGCTGATAAGTTGGCTAAGTATGCTGATTTCTTCAGTATTGGTACAAATGACTTGATCCAATACTCGATGGCGGCTGATCGTGGTAACGAACGCGTTTCTTACTTGTACCAACCATACAATCCATCGATCCTTCGCTTGATCAAGAACATCATTGATGCTTCACATAAAGAAGGTAAATGGACTGGTATGTGTGGTGAAATGGCTGGAGACCAAGTGGCAGTACCACTTTTGCTTGGCTTAGGGCTAGATGAATTTTCAATGAGTGCTACTTCGATCTTGAAGACAAGAAGTTTATTAAAGAAACTCGATGCTAACAAGATGAAAGAATTAGCAACTAAAGCAGTTGAAGATTGTGAAACAACTGAAGAAGTCGTTGCTTTAGTGGAAGAATACACAAAATAA
- a CDS encoding phosphocarrier protein HPr produces the protein MEKKEFHVIAETGIHARPATLLVQAASKFNSDITLEYQGKSVNLKSIMGVMSLGVGQNADVVITADGADEAEAIAAITETMSKEGLAE, from the coding sequence ATGGAAAAAAAAGAATTTCACGTAATCGCAGAAACAGGTATCCACGCACGCCCAGCTACACTTTTAGTTCAAGCTGCAAGCAAATTCAACTCTGATATCACATTAGAATATCAAGGAAAATCAGTTAACTTGAAGTCCATCATGGGTGTTATGTCATTAGGTGTTGGTCAAAACGCTGATGTCGTTATCACAGCTGATGGTGCTGATGAAGCTGAAGCTATCGCAGCTATTACAGAAACAATGTCTAAGGAAGGACTTGCTGAATAA
- a CDS encoding ATP-dependent Clp protease ATP-binding subunit: protein MLCQNCHQNPATLHLTANINGTRTAVDLCQNCYRDLKARSNSNERLNNMMQDPFGYDPFGDLLRNFNQENQRNMEAKRAAQPKPAGADGNILDKYGLDLTNEARNGNIDPVIGRDKEIARVIEILNRRTKNNPVLTGEAGVGKTAVVEGLAQKIVDGDVPQKLQNKKVIRLDVVSLVQGTGIRGQFEERMQQLMDDLKQKQDIILFIDEIHEIVGAGNAEGGMDAGNVLKPALARGEFQLVGATTLNEFRTIEKDAALARRLQPVQVAEPSSKEALAILHGIRDKYEKYHQVKYSDEALQSAVTLSTRYIQDRYLPDKAIDLLDEAGSRKNLTLRPFDPSELQEKLADAELNKQRALDAEDYEKAAFFRDQAVKFKEHLANNEQNGEAPTVTGKDMEQIVEEMTKIPVGELKEKEQQQLRTLEQTLKENVIGQDLAVERTAKAIRRNRIGFNKTGRPIGSFLFVGPTGVGKTEAAKQLALELFGTTDAMIRFDMSEYMEKFSVSKLIGSPPGYVGYEEAGQLTEQVRRHPYSLILLDEIEKAHPDVMHMFLQILDDGRLTDSQGKTVSFKDTLIIMTSNAGSGDPIASVGFGAGNEKTNSQILDKLTNYFKPEFLNRFDDIIEFNALTKADLSQIVKLMLAKVDQTLVDNGMSLHVSDEVIEKLVELGYDPKMGARPLRRTIQEEIEDRVADYYLDHPKETNFNATLVDGQIVINA, encoded by the coding sequence TTGTTATGTCAAAACTGCCATCAAAATCCGGCAACACTGCATTTAACTGCTAATATCAACGGTACAAGAACTGCGGTCGATCTTTGTCAAAACTGTTACCGCGACTTGAAAGCTCGTTCTAATAGTAATGAACGTTTAAATAATATGATGCAAGATCCATTTGGATACGATCCTTTTGGCGATCTCTTGCGTAATTTCAATCAAGAAAATCAAAGAAATATGGAAGCAAAACGAGCTGCTCAGCCAAAACCGGCTGGAGCAGACGGTAATATTTTAGACAAATATGGACTCGATCTCACCAACGAAGCGCGAAACGGTAATATCGATCCTGTCATCGGCCGTGACAAAGAGATCGCCCGCGTGATCGAGATCTTAAATCGGCGCACAAAAAATAACCCCGTTTTGACTGGGGAAGCTGGGGTCGGAAAAACAGCTGTCGTGGAAGGCTTAGCGCAAAAGATCGTTGACGGCGACGTTCCCCAAAAACTTCAAAACAAAAAAGTGATCCGTTTGGATGTCGTCTCCTTAGTACAAGGTACTGGGATCCGGGGTCAATTCGAAGAGCGTATGCAACAGCTGATGGATGATCTGAAACAAAAACAAGATATCATCCTCTTTATCGATGAGATCCATGAGATCGTTGGCGCTGGGAACGCTGAAGGTGGCATGGATGCTGGTAACGTCTTGAAACCCGCTTTAGCTCGAGGCGAATTCCAATTAGTCGGAGCGACGACTTTAAATGAATTCCGCACGATCGAAAAAGACGCCGCTTTAGCCCGACGCTTACAACCAGTTCAAGTGGCGGAACCTTCAAGTAAAGAAGCACTTGCGATCTTACATGGGATCCGCGATAAATACGAAAAATATCACCAAGTCAAATATAGCGATGAAGCTCTCCAAAGCGCCGTTACGCTTTCAACACGCTACATCCAAGATCGTTATCTTCCCGATAAAGCGATCGACTTATTAGATGAAGCTGGTTCGCGGAAAAATCTCACTTTACGACCTTTTGATCCAAGCGAGTTGCAAGAAAAACTTGCTGATGCTGAATTGAATAAACAACGCGCGCTCGACGCCGAAGATTATGAAAAAGCAGCCTTCTTCCGTGATCAAGCTGTCAAATTCAAAGAACATTTAGCTAACAACGAGCAAAATGGTGAAGCTCCAACTGTGACTGGCAAAGACATGGAACAGATCGTCGAAGAGATGACCAAGATCCCAGTTGGTGAGCTCAAAGAAAAAGAGCAACAACAATTGCGCACTTTAGAGCAGACGCTCAAAGAAAATGTGATCGGCCAAGATCTAGCGGTCGAACGAACCGCTAAAGCGATCCGTCGCAACCGGATCGGGTTCAATAAGACTGGGCGTCCGATCGGTTCGTTCTTATTTGTTGGCCCAACTGGGGTCGGAAAAACTGAAGCTGCGAAACAATTAGCCCTTGAACTCTTTGGAACAACAGATGCGATGATCCGCTTTGATATGAGTGAGTACATGGAAAAATTCTCAGTCTCTAAATTGATCGGTTCACCTCCTGGATATGTCGGTTACGAAGAAGCTGGGCAACTCACCGAACAAGTTCGGCGTCATCCATATAGTTTGATCTTGCTTGATGAGATCGAAAAAGCGCATCCCGATGTCATGCACATGTTCTTACAGATCTTAGACGACGGGCGTTTGACTGATTCACAAGGTAAGACAGTCAGCTTTAAAGATACGCTCATCATCATGACAAGTAATGCTGGTTCAGGCGATCCGATCGCAAGTGTCGGCTTTGGGGCTGGTAATGAAAAAACAAACTCTCAGATCTTAGACAAACTGACTAACTACTTCAAACCAGAATTCTTGAACCGTTTTGACGATATCATCGAGTTCAACGCTTTGACAAAAGCCGATCTCAGTCAGATCGTCAAATTGATGTTAGCCAAAGTCGATCAAACACTTGTCGACAATGGCATGTCACTTCACGTCAGTGATGAAGTGATCGAAAAACTCGTCGAACTCGGTTATGATCCAAAAATGGGTGCTCGTCCTCTACGTCGGACGATCCAAGAAGAGATCGAAGACCGGGTAGCTGACTATTATTTAGATCATCCAAAAGAAACAAATTTCAATGCTACTTTAGTCGATGGTCAGATCGTGATCAACGCTTAA
- a CDS encoding ATP-binding cassette domain-containing protein, translating into MIRLENVSKQLKDFSFTHVNYEFSDRLYQLNGENGSGKSVLLKIIAGFDRKVTGQVQNSYAKRPLLFLTDVGIGLPYLDLRDNIELSAQILGVNLNEENFLPLFREEKYLETLYAQSSLGNQNKVGLSLLFSETQYSLIVLDETLNGIDRESVALILEQLCILQEKKCCPIIVVSHALTLKEALQVDIHDILGRKKHG; encoded by the coding sequence ATGATCAGGTTGGAAAATGTTTCAAAACAACTTAAAGATTTCAGTTTCACACACGTCAATTATGAATTTTCAGATCGGCTCTATCAACTTAATGGGGAAAATGGTAGTGGCAAGTCAGTTTTATTAAAAATTATTGCTGGATTCGATCGTAAGGTAACAGGTCAAGTACAAAATAGTTATGCCAAACGGCCACTCTTATTTTTGACTGATGTTGGGATCGGCTTGCCGTATTTAGATCTAAGAGATAATATCGAGCTTAGTGCCCAGATCTTAGGGGTCAATTTAAATGAAGAGAATTTTTTACCTCTATTTAGAGAAGAAAAATATCTAGAAACTTTATACGCGCAAAGTTCACTTGGAAATCAAAATAAGGTGGGGCTATCCTTGCTGTTTTCTGAAACGCAATATAGCCTGATCGTTTTGGATGAAACTTTAAATGGGATCGATCGTGAAAGTGTTGCACTTATTTTAGAACAATTATGTATTTTACAGGAAAAGAAATGCTGTCCGATCATCGTAGTTTCGCATGCGCTTACCTTAAAAGAGGCTCTTCAAGTTGATATTCACGACATCTTAGGGAGGAAAAAGCATGGCTGA
- a CDS encoding DUF1827 family protein, translating to MQLIDVTNSYSRMIHRELIESPAHFIKVYTLGNSKVVYKKKHAFSQIVITNKLRPITNKEVDLVKEKLLKDKASQATVTRGEKAVEIVVDH from the coding sequence ATGCAACTAATAGACGTAACTAATAGTTATTCGCGGATGATCCACCGCGAATTGATCGAATCACCCGCGCATTTCATCAAAGTCTATACGCTTGGGAATTCAAAAGTCGTCTATAAAAAGAAACACGCCTTTTCACAGATCGTGATTACAAATAAACTACGACCGATCACAAATAAAGAGGTAGACCTTGTCAAAGAAAAATTATTAAAAGATAAAGCATCCCAAGCAACTGTAACGCGTGGTGAAAAAGCTGTTGAAATAGTCGTAGACCACTGA